One part of the uncultured Bacteroides sp. genome encodes these proteins:
- a CDS encoding DEAD/DEAH box helicase yields the protein MMRTDFLPDIRVFSSLRNIKVTDTIDGYIRTITLLVLFKFNRYIFYIKQRSYLCGELRNKLSMLKLIVGITRHLNLGTLLIPYIVKAESEEIIQVEEQATSSSLSDKSLTEAEKEIIALSLCYSEKNLMEVYSKEKTVSAFLRKLTDEKLRDNIRPYIDKKQMEIIQLIRLNKIPLYYKELGKKVLYNHSKIKLIDKDAEVFFNFKSTDQLFSYSITCKTDGNPLILTDKKPVIIVTYQPACILAKDELLTFRDIEASRLLPFFNKNSVEVPALMTGKYMEQIVIPAVERFQVEVSGFDIIKDVTRQKAVLSIEKSVVQQPLLKLRFEYDDHLFTPEDSIQKKYARMDECNGKYTIRYYTRDSKWEKKCIEELKKLGLKQFSNSQFQLSEEASQRNLISWISANKESLQKMFELSQSETGSNYYLGEISLKQEISAQPDWFDIQIRVQIGNYQFSFIHFKKYIVKGIREFILPDGNIALLPEEWFEKYSELFTLGTKQDEGIRIQKANFRLLDSIEGVEICKELKKLQLEYINKKEHPIPAKIKATLRAYQKEGFWWMLHLWENNFGGCLADDMGLGKTLQTITMLQYLYNPSETETKEEVSPSANIYSADKSGQFSLFGDNQTEVFICEKSIADVSKADSPEVTESILDIKSTPEIEPEVASEAVPVTEQRPASLVVVPTSLLHNWLREIKKFSSLSTYEYSGTGRLRSKSIKRIFNHYNIILTTYGVLRNDIELFEDYPFECVILDESQAIKNPDSVTYHSVVRLKAKHRLVLTGTPIENSLKDLWAQFNFINPGMLGSSESFRNYFINPITKEGNIRKEANLQQLIKPFFLRRTKNQVAPELPSLTEEVLYCEMSPEQEETYKKEKNVLRNALLEISNKENLQKNSFIALQGMTRLRLMANHPRMLMPEYSFTSGKMEQILEAYEMLMSEGHKVLIFSSFVKYLHLLGEAFDRKGWRYALLTGQTTDREKEINRFNNEKEIFAFFISLKAGGVGLNLTEADYVFIIDPWWNPAAEMQAVSRAHRIGQTKQVIVYRFITSNTIEEKILKLQEKKSKLAKSFITTNNPLKSFNDKEWKELFNVLLLSD from the coding sequence ATGATGAGAACAGATTTTTTGCCTGATATTCGTGTATTTTCATCTCTTAGAAATATTAAAGTAACAGATACTATTGATGGTTATATTAGAACAATTACTTTGTTGGTATTGTTTAAATTCAATCGTTACATTTTTTATATAAAACAAAGGAGTTATCTTTGTGGTGAATTAAGAAATAAACTTTCCATGTTGAAATTGATAGTAGGCATTACACGCCATCTGAATTTAGGTACACTTTTGATTCCTTATATTGTTAAAGCAGAATCTGAAGAGATTATTCAGGTGGAGGAACAAGCAACATCTTCTTCTCTGTCCGATAAATCTCTAACCGAGGCTGAAAAAGAAATAATCGCACTCTCATTATGCTATTCAGAGAAAAATTTAATGGAAGTTTATTCAAAAGAAAAAACGGTTTCAGCTTTTCTCCGTAAACTAACAGATGAGAAGCTCAGGGATAATATCCGGCCTTATATAGATAAAAAACAGATGGAAATTATCCAGTTAATCAGGCTAAATAAAATTCCATTGTATTACAAAGAATTAGGGAAAAAGGTTCTATACAACCACAGCAAAATTAAACTAATAGATAAAGATGCTGAAGTATTTTTTAATTTCAAATCAACAGATCAGCTCTTCAGTTATTCAATTACCTGCAAAACAGATGGGAATCCTCTAATCTTAACAGATAAGAAACCTGTTATTATTGTTACATATCAGCCTGCATGTATTTTAGCTAAGGATGAGTTACTGACATTCAGAGATATTGAAGCTTCACGCCTACTGCCTTTTTTTAATAAGAATTCGGTAGAGGTGCCGGCTTTAATGACTGGTAAGTACATGGAACAAATAGTTATTCCAGCAGTAGAGCGTTTTCAGGTTGAAGTATCCGGGTTTGATATTATTAAAGATGTAACCAGACAAAAAGCAGTTCTATCAATTGAAAAATCAGTAGTACAACAGCCATTATTGAAACTCCGTTTTGAATATGATGATCACTTATTCACACCAGAGGATTCAATACAAAAGAAGTACGCAAGAATGGATGAATGTAACGGAAAGTACACCATCCGTTACTATACCCGTGATAGTAAATGGGAGAAAAAATGTATTGAGGAGCTTAAAAAACTGGGATTAAAACAATTTAGTAATTCTCAGTTTCAATTATCTGAGGAAGCGTCACAAAGAAATCTTATCAGTTGGATTAGTGCAAATAAGGAGTCGCTTCAGAAGATGTTTGAACTTAGCCAGTCGGAAACAGGTTCAAACTATTATCTGGGAGAGATTTCTCTCAAACAAGAAATCAGCGCTCAGCCCGACTGGTTCGATATACAGATAAGAGTTCAGATAGGAAATTATCAGTTTTCTTTTATTCACTTTAAAAAGTATATCGTCAAAGGAATCCGTGAATTCATTCTTCCAGATGGTAATATAGCCTTACTTCCAGAAGAGTGGTTTGAAAAATACAGCGAACTTTTCACTCTGGGAACTAAACAAGATGAAGGAATCAGGATACAAAAAGCTAATTTTAGGCTTCTGGATAGTATAGAAGGAGTAGAAATATGTAAAGAACTGAAAAAGTTACAGTTAGAATATATAAATAAAAAAGAACACCCTATTCCAGCAAAAATAAAAGCTACTCTTCGCGCATATCAGAAAGAAGGATTCTGGTGGATGCTACATTTATGGGAAAATAACTTCGGAGGTTGCCTTGCCGACGATATGGGATTAGGTAAAACTTTACAAACCATTACTATGTTACAGTATCTGTATAATCCATCAGAAACTGAAACGAAAGAAGAAGTTTCTCCATCAGCCAATATTTATAGTGCAGATAAGTCAGGACAATTTTCATTATTTGGAGATAATCAGACAGAGGTTTTTATTTGTGAAAAGAGTATAGCCGATGTTTCAAAAGCAGACTCACCAGAAGTTACAGAATCAATTTTAGACATAAAATCTACGCCTGAAATAGAACCTGAAGTAGCAAGCGAAGCAGTTCCTGTTACCGAACAACGTCCTGCTTCACTGGTAGTTGTACCAACATCTCTGCTTCACAATTGGTTAAGGGAAATAAAGAAATTCAGTTCTTTAAGCACCTACGAATATTCCGGTACAGGCAGATTAAGGAGCAAAAGCATTAAACGAATATTCAATCACTACAATATTATTCTCACCACATACGGAGTACTCAGAAATGACATTGAACTATTCGAGGATTATCCGTTTGAATGTGTTATACTTGATGAAAGCCAGGCTATCAAAAACCCGGATTCTGTAACCTATCACTCGGTAGTCCGACTAAAGGCAAAGCATCGGTTGGTACTAACAGGTACTCCTATTGAGAACTCACTGAAAGATCTTTGGGCGCAATTTAACTTCATAAATCCGGGAATGCTAGGTAGTTCTGAGAGTTTCAGGAATTATTTCATCAATCCTATCACAAAAGAGGGAAATATCAGAAAAGAAGCTAATCTTCAACAACTTATAAAACCATTCTTCCTACGAAGGACAAAGAATCAGGTTGCACCCGAACTTCCTTCGCTTACAGAAGAGGTGCTTTATTGTGAAATGTCTCCTGAACAAGAAGAAACTTATAAAAAGGAGAAGAACGTATTACGAAATGCTCTGTTGGAGATCAGCAACAAGGAAAATCTGCAGAAGAACAGTTTCATTGCACTGCAAGGAATGACTCGTCTGCGCTTAATGGCCAATCATCCACGCATGCTAATGCCTGAATATTCATTTACTTCGGGTAAAATGGAACAGATTCTTGAAGCCTATGAAATGCTGATGAGTGAAGGACACAAAGTTCTTATCTTTTCATCTTTCGTAAAATATCTCCATTTGCTAGGCGAAGCTTTCGATAGAAAAGGCTGGCGCTATGCTCTGCTCACCGGACAAACGACCGACAGGGAAAAAGAAATTAATCGTTTTAATAACGAAAAAGAGATATTTGCCTTCTTTATATCTCTTAAAGCCGGCGGTGTAGGTCTTAACCTAACCGAAGCTGATTATGTTTTTATAATAGATCCCTGGTGGAATCCGGCTGCAGAGATGCAGGCAGTGAGTCGCGCACATCGCATTGGACAAACCAAACAAGTTATCGTTTACCGGTTTATTACAAGCAACACGATAGAAGAAAAGATTCTCAAACTTCAGGAAAAGAAAAGTAAGCTGGCAAAAAGCTTCATAACAACTAACAATCCTTTAAAATCGTTCAACGACAAAGAGTGGAAAGAACTATTTAATGTTTTACTGTTATCCGATTAA
- the sucC gene encoding ADP-forming succinate--CoA ligase subunit beta, producing MKIHEYQAKNLFSSYGIPVEQHVLCCNADEALVAYENLNIEKAVLKAQVLSGGRGKAGGVKLVNNTNDVINYAASMFQMKINDLSVNKLLVCEAINIESEFYLSYSIDRKNRSVIMMLSSEGGVDIEEVAKYTPENIYRINIDPFVGMPDYLARRIAFFLFEDMGQVGQLMQILQNMYQLFIDTDASLIEINPLVLTDEGNLLALDAKMTFDDNALYRQEDICFFSEPTEEEALELHAKAKGFSYVHLTGDIGCMVNGAGLAMATMDMIRLHEGHPANFLDIGGSSNPGKITEAMKILLQDNRLKVILVNIFGGITRCDDVANGLLKAYEDLHAEIPVVVRLTGTNEEKGRALLSSSDFLVAETMSEAVRMAVNQSIKAG from the coding sequence ATGAAAATACACGAATATCAGGCAAAAAATCTGTTCTCATCATATGGTATACCAGTAGAGCAGCATGTTCTTTGTTGTAATGCCGATGAAGCATTGGTTGCTTATGAAAATCTCAACATAGAAAAAGCTGTGCTTAAAGCACAAGTGCTTAGCGGTGGTAGAGGAAAAGCAGGCGGAGTTAAACTGGTAAATAATACAAATGATGTAATAAACTATGCAGCTTCAATGTTTCAGATGAAGATCAATGATTTGTCGGTTAATAAATTGTTGGTTTGCGAAGCAATAAATATTGAATCGGAATTTTATCTGAGTTATAGTATTGACAGAAAGAACAGATCTGTTATTATGATGCTAAGTTCTGAAGGTGGGGTAGATATTGAAGAAGTTGCTAAATATACTCCTGAAAATATTTATCGGATAAACATTGATCCTTTTGTTGGAATGCCAGATTATCTGGCACGAAGAATTGCATTCTTTTTGTTTGAGGATATGGGACAGGTAGGCCAGTTGATGCAAATCCTGCAAAACATGTACCAGTTGTTTATTGATACTGATGCATCACTTATTGAGATTAATCCTTTGGTTTTAACCGATGAGGGCAATCTGCTAGCGCTTGATGCAAAAATGACTTTTGATGATAATGCATTATATCGGCAGGAAGATATTTGTTTCTTTTCAGAACCAACAGAAGAAGAAGCTCTAGAGTTACATGCAAAGGCAAAAGGATTCAGTTATGTTCATCTTACGGGAGATATTGGATGTATGGTCAATGGGGCAGGACTTGCTATGGCTACAATGGATATGATAAGACTTCATGAAGGACATCCCGCTAATTTCCTGGATATAGGAGGCAGCTCAAATCCTGGAAAAATAACCGAAGCAATGAAGATCTTGTTGCAAGACAATAGGTTAAAAGTTATTCTGGTTAATATCTTTGGAGGTATTACCCGTTGTGATGATGTGGCAAATGGGTTGTTAAAAGCTTATGAGGACTTACATGCTGAGATTCCGGTTGTGGTGCGTCTTACGGGTACTAACGAGGAAAAGGGTAGAGCGTTACTTAGCTCTTCAGACTTTCTTGTAGCAGAGACGATGAGTGAGGCTGTTCGTATGGCTGTAAACCAATCAATAAAGGCTGGTTAG